One Streptomyces drozdowiczii DNA segment encodes these proteins:
- a CDS encoding amidase family protein, which yields MADSGELREVLASIDREDRGLRAFLDVWPEDALARLPAASRLPLAGLPFAVKGPTGLRSYAARRLIAAGGVPVGSTSVPGPGTPWQTWGLGRHGRTVNPWRPDRTPGGSSAGSAAAVAAGLVPLATGSDGAGSVRIPAAWCGVFGLKTTNGLLPSPDRSGLASAGVLAASAAEAETYLRCVLDGYACVSPALPLSAAYSPDLGFAETEPEVAAVVRGAVRRLEAAGVVRLSGGLDLLDPAAAWFAARGGDVRPPEAELRAENDRRLDAFFARTPLLLTPVTPNRPHGHEGPGDAFSTALTWAFNLSGHPAASVPAGFTGDGCPVGLQLVAARGRDAELLGAARVVERALWGPGAPFAQVHGPRG from the coding sequence ATGGCCGATTCCGGGGAACTGCGCGAGGTGCTGGCCTCGATCGACCGCGAGGACCGGGGGCTCCGCGCCTTCCTCGACGTCTGGCCCGAGGACGCGCTCGCCCGGCTCCCGGCCGCGTCCCGCCTCCCGCTGGCCGGGCTCCCCTTCGCCGTGAAGGGCCCCACCGGCCTGCGTTCGTACGCGGCGCGGCGGCTGATCGCGGCGGGCGGTGTCCCGGTCGGCTCGACCTCCGTGCCCGGCCCGGGGACGCCCTGGCAGACGTGGGGCCTCGGGCGGCACGGCCGCACGGTCAACCCCTGGCGCCCGGACCGGACTCCGGGCGGTTCGTCGGCGGGCTCGGCGGCGGCGGTCGCGGCGGGCCTGGTGCCGCTGGCGACGGGCAGCGACGGGGCGGGGTCGGTGCGCATCCCGGCCGCCTGGTGCGGGGTGTTCGGCCTGAAGACGACGAACGGGCTGCTGCCCTCGCCGGACCGGTCCGGGCTCGCCTCGGCCGGGGTGCTGGCGGCGTCGGCGGCGGAGGCGGAGACGTATCTGCGCTGCGTCCTTGACGGGTACGCGTGTGTGTCGCCGGCGCTGCCGCTGTCCGCCGCCTACAGCCCGGACCTGGGCTTCGCGGAGACCGAGCCGGAGGTGGCGGCGGTGGTGCGGGGCGCGGTGCGGCGGCTGGAGGCGGCCGGGGTCGTGCGGCTCAGCGGGGGCCTCGATCTGCTGGACCCCGCGGCGGCCTGGTTCGCGGCGCGGGGCGGGGACGTACGGCCGCCGGAGGCGGAGCTGCGCGCGGAGAACGACCGCCGCCTGGACGCCTTCTTCGCCCGGACGCCGCTGCTCCTGACCCCGGTCACGCCCAACCGCCCGCACGGCCACGAGGGTCCGGGCGACGCTTTCTCGACGGCGCTGACCTGGGCGTTCAACCTGAGCGGACATCCGGCGGCGAGCGTCCCGGCCGGGTTCACCGGGGACGGCTGCCCGGTGGGGCTGCAACTCGTGGCCGCCCGGGGGCGGGACGCGGAACTCCTGGGCGCGGCGCGGGTGGTGGAGCGGGCGCTGTGGGGGCCGGGTGCGCCATTCGCACAGGTACACGGACCTCGTGGATGA
- a CDS encoding SCO0607 family lipoprotein: MRTTSRPRPLRATAALAACGAVFALLTSACSTADAVCSGGEYPVLYVGSTGSACVKDGEEPPKGYARYPEGKVPKHVDDKWWTYWNEHSLDKDGNIIEVSQ; this comes from the coding sequence ATGCGTACGACCAGTCGTCCCCGCCCGCTGCGGGCCACCGCCGCCCTCGCCGCCTGCGGGGCGGTGTTCGCGCTGCTCACGTCCGCCTGCTCGACGGCGGACGCGGTCTGCTCCGGCGGCGAGTATCCGGTGCTGTACGTCGGCAGCACCGGCAGCGCGTGCGTGAAGGACGGCGAGGAGCCGCCCAAGGGGTACGCCCGCTACCCCGAGGGCAAGGTCCCGAAGCATGTGGACGACAAGTGGTGGACGTACTGGAACGAGCACAGCCTCGACAAGGACGGGAACATCATCGAGGTCTCGCAGTAA
- a CDS encoding penicillin-binding transpeptidase domain-containing protein has product MIRYIRHAAAFCLLLLVALLANAARVQVFEADALDDNPANRRNTIARYDQARGNILVDGRPVTGSKNTGEQLAYERTYRYGPLYAPVTGYASQTYGTTLIENAEDGILAGTDPLLAPLPLWGEVSRTQQPGGDVVTTVRDGMQRAAYEGLGNRRGAVAAVEPATGRILALVSTPSYDPERLSGTGSSVTDAWRELNDAESRPMLNRAIRQTYPPGSTFKIVTAAAALDAEVVTDPDEETDTPSPYVLPGTSTVLPNESRGCEKASLADAIRVSCNTVMAHLGVEVGLDGMVDAAERFGFNDTGLKIPSGVAKSNFDTEMSDDQLAQSSIGQFDTTATPLQMAMVAAAVANGGELMYPHLVERTTKHDGATVRTTGSTSYHRAMNPMTATQLRQMMVDVVQDGTGTNAAIDGATVGGKTGTAQHGVDNSDLPYAWFISWAQADGAARPAVAVAVVVEDAEADRADISGGGSAAPIARAVMEAALED; this is encoded by the coding sequence GTGATCCGCTACATCCGGCACGCCGCCGCGTTCTGCCTGCTGCTGCTCGTGGCGCTGCTGGCCAACGCGGCCCGGGTCCAGGTCTTCGAGGCCGACGCGCTGGACGACAACCCGGCCAACCGGCGCAACACCATCGCCCGCTACGACCAGGCACGCGGCAACATCCTGGTCGACGGGCGGCCCGTCACCGGCTCCAAGAACACCGGCGAACAGCTCGCGTACGAGCGGACCTACCGCTACGGGCCGCTGTACGCGCCGGTGACCGGCTACGCCTCGCAGACGTACGGCACCACCCTCATCGAGAACGCCGAGGACGGCATCCTCGCCGGCACCGACCCGCTGCTCGCCCCGCTCCCCCTGTGGGGCGAGGTGAGCCGGACCCAGCAGCCGGGCGGGGACGTCGTGACCACGGTCCGGGACGGGATGCAGCGCGCCGCGTACGAGGGGCTGGGCAACCGGCGGGGCGCGGTCGCCGCCGTCGAACCGGCGACCGGGCGCATCCTGGCCCTGGTCTCGACCCCCTCGTACGACCCCGAGCGGCTGTCCGGGACCGGCTCCTCCGTCACGGACGCCTGGCGGGAGCTGAACGACGCGGAGAGCCGGCCCATGCTCAACCGGGCGATCCGGCAGACCTATCCGCCCGGCTCCACGTTCAAGATCGTGACGGCGGCGGCAGCGCTGGACGCGGAGGTCGTCACCGATCCGGACGAGGAGACCGACACCCCGTCCCCGTACGTCCTGCCGGGCACCTCGACCGTGCTGCCCAACGAGTCGCGCGGCTGCGAGAAGGCGTCCCTCGCGGACGCGATCCGGGTCTCCTGCAACACCGTGATGGCGCACCTCGGGGTCGAGGTCGGGCTCGACGGGATGGTGGACGCGGCCGAGCGGTTCGGCTTCAACGACACCGGGCTGAAGATCCCGTCCGGGGTGGCGAAGAGCAACTTCGACACGGAGATGAGCGACGACCAGCTGGCGCAGTCCTCGATCGGCCAGTTCGACACCACCGCGACCCCGCTCCAGATGGCGATGGTCGCGGCGGCCGTCGCCAACGGCGGCGAGCTGATGTACCCGCACCTGGTGGAGCGGACGACCAAGCACGACGGGGCCACGGTCCGCACCACGGGCTCGACGTCGTACCACCGGGCGATGAACCCGATGACGGCGACGCAGCTGCGGCAGATGATGGTCGACGTCGTCCAGGACGGTACGGGCACGAACGCGGCGATCGACGGGGCGACGGTCGGCGGCAAGACCGGCACCGCCCAGCACGGGGTGGACAACTCCGACCTGCCGTATGCCTGGTTCATCTCCTGGGCGCAGGCCGACGGCGCGGCGCGTCCCGCCGTGGCGGTCGCCGTGGTCGTGGAGGACGCCGAGGCCGACCGCGCCGACATCAGCGGCGGCGGCAGCGCGGCCCCGATCGCCCGTGCCGTGATGGAAGCGGCCCTGGAAGACTGA